The Desulfovibrio psychrotolerans genome includes the window GAGTGACAAAGTGCAGGCATTTGACGCGCAGCCCCTGTTCCTGAATCAGTTTAACGGCGAGAATCGAATCCAGACCGCCGGAGAGCAGAGCCACGGCATCATAGCCGGGAAATGCAGATGAAGTGTCCGTTTGCATGGCAGGCAGATACGGCGCAACGCAGGGAAAAGCAAGCACTGACCGCAAAGACGCCCGCAGCGGCCATCACACGGCATTGCACCGTATGAAACATTGCCCCCCGTGGCGGGTTCTGCTATTGGTTTTGGGCTTTGAACGAACCACTATCCGCTCCGGAGACCATCACCCATGGCAAAAAAACCTGCTCAGAGTACCGAAGACCTGCGTCGCGACGCCCTGAAGACTGCCCTCAGCTCCATTGAACGCAAATACGGGCAGGGCTCGGTCATGCGTCTGGACGACAACGCCCATGTCAGCATCCCCGTCATTCCTTCCGGCTCCATCGGGCTGGACCTCGCCCTTGGCGTAGGGGGCATTCCGCGCGGCCGCGTGACGGAAATTTTTGGTCCTGAATCCTCCGGCAAAACCACCCTTGCTCTGCACATGATTGCAGAATGCCAAAAGAGAGGCGGCACCGCCGCCTTCATAGACGCCGAACACGCGCTGGACCCTTCCTACGCGAAACGCCTTGGCGTAAATACGGAAGAACTGCTCATATCCCAGCCGGATTACGGCGAACAGGCTCTGGATGTGGCAGACATGCTGGTCCGCTCCGGCGCGGTGGACATAATCGTCATAGACTCCGTGGCAGCCCTCATCCCGCAGGCGGAACTGGAAGGCAACATGGGCGAAATGCAGGTGGGCGGACAGGCACGGCTCATGTCCCACGCCATGCGCAAGCTCACCGGCACCATCCACAAGTCCAAGGCGAGCGTCATCTTCATCAACCAGATACGCATGAAGATAGGCACCATGGGCTACGGCAACCCGGAAACCACCACCGGCGGCAACGCGCTCAAATTCTACTGCTCCATCCGCATAGACGTACGCCGCATCCAGTCGCTCAAGGACAAGGAAGAGGTTTACGGCAACCGCGTGCGCGCCAAGATAGTCAAAAACAAGGTTGCACCGCCCTTCCGCGAAGCAAACTTCGACATTCTGTACGGTCAGGGTATCTCACGCCTGGGCGAAGTCATTGACCTTGGCGTAGAAAACAACATCATAGACAAGAGCGGCGCGTGGTATTCCTTCGGGTCCGAGCGCCTTGGGCAGGGCAAAGAAAACGTGCGCCTGCTCCTGATGGAAAACGAGGCCCTTGCCAAACAGATTGAAGACAAGCTACTCATCCATTTCGGCGTCAAGCCCTCCGAAGCCTCCGAGGCGGAAACGGAATAGCGCAGCTACGTTCCGGCTCCCCGAAAGCACCCGAACGCCGCCCGAGGGCGGCGTTTGTCTGCTCCACGCACAGGTCGGACGACAGCATATTTTCTTCACAGGGAGTACACCGTGATAACCGCAAATGAGATACGAACCCGCTTTCTGAACTACTTCAAATCCAAAGGACACGAAGTAGTTTCCTCCTCAGCCCTCAT containing:
- the recA gene encoding recombinase RecA — translated: MAKKPAQSTEDLRRDALKTALSSIERKYGQGSVMRLDDNAHVSIPVIPSGSIGLDLALGVGGIPRGRVTEIFGPESSGKTTLALHMIAECQKRGGTAAFIDAEHALDPSYAKRLGVNTEELLISQPDYGEQALDVADMLVRSGAVDIIVIDSVAALIPQAELEGNMGEMQVGGQARLMSHAMRKLTGTIHKSKASVIFINQIRMKIGTMGYGNPETTTGGNALKFYCSIRIDVRRIQSLKDKEEVYGNRVRAKIVKNKVAPPFREANFDILYGQGISRLGEVIDLGVENNIIDKSGAWYSFGSERLGQGKENVRLLLMENEALAKQIEDKLLIHFGVKPSEASEAETE